One window of the Cryptomeria japonica chromosome 7, Sugi_1.0, whole genome shotgun sequence genome contains the following:
- the LOC131045416 gene encoding cytochrome P450 750A1: MALIEIPQIRAEQLSSQTTALALVFVVLVWVLYCFKKNSKLPPGPIPWPIIGNLHQLGRLPHRNLYELLKKYGPVMFLRFGPKPCVVISSSAMAKEFLKTHDLVFANRPRSAAGEHIAYNYKNLGMCSYGAYWRHMRKICVMELLSAKRIESFRFTREEEISLAVKSVWERSKQGTVAVNVSKTLLEITSAIIWRMLTGTRFADDDVSGSGGDLRDMVREITSTMADVNIGDLFPYIDWMDLQGIKKRMKKAHNFFDGIAERIIDEHVKQRRRALDENREWTKDIIDVLLDVAESQALEIEITRENIKAILSDLFIGGMETTTTTLEWAMTGLIRHPLVAVKLQEEIDSVVEKDRMVTESDLPNMDYLQCVLKESLRLYLPGPLLLPHESSQACTVGPQGYVIPAKTQLIINAWAIARDPIVWEDAEEFKPERFMGSKTFDYQGQEFDMLPFGAGRRRCPGGHMAMGQMSLIIAQLWHCFDWRVEGHTADLDMTEEFGATVPRKFNLFAFPSLKLSTSF; encoded by the exons ATGGCTCTCATTGAAATTCCTCAAATAAGGGCAGAGCAACTTTCGAGTCAGACAACTGCTCTAGCATTAGTTTTTGTAGTCCTTGTGTGGGTATTATACTGCTTCAAGAAGAATTCTAAGTTGCCTCCAGGGCCAATCCCATGGCCAATTATAGGAAACCTCCATCAGCTTGGTAGGCTTCCACACCGTAATTTATATGAGCTCTTAAAAAAATATGGACCTGTGATGTTCTTAAGATTCGGGCCTAAGCCCTGTGTTGTGATCTCTTCTTCTGCCATGGCGAAGGAGTTTTTGAAAACTCATGATTTAGTGTTTGCCAACAGACCCCGTTCTGCTGCTGGAGAACACATTGCTTACAACTATAAGAACTTGGGTATGTGCTCCTATGGGGCTTACTGGAGACACATGAGAAAGATATGTGTGATGGAGTTGCTGAGTGCAAAGCGAATTGAGTCTTTTCGGTTTACAAGGGAGGAGGAGATTTCTCTGGCTGTGAAGTCTGTTTGGGAGAGAAGCAAGCAGGGGACTGTCGCTGTGAATGTTAGCAAGACTTTGTTGGAGATCACCTCTGCTATAATTTGGAGAATGCTGACTGGGACAAGATTTGCTGATGATGATGTGAGTGGGAGTGGTGGTGACCTCAGAGATATGGTGAGGGAGATTACCAGCACTATGGCTGATGTTAACATTGGGGACCTTTTTCCTTACATAGATTGGATGGACCTTCAAGGTATCAAGAAACGGATGAAGAAGGCACACAATTTTTTTGACGGGATTGCTGAGAGAATTATTGATGAACATGTTAAGCAGAGGAGAAGGGCTTTGGATGAGAACAGGGAGTGGACTAAGGATATAATTGATGTGCTACTTGATGTTGCAGAATCGCAGGCTTTGGAGATCGAAATCACAAGAGAAAATATCAAAGCCATTCTCTCT GATCTGTTCATTGGTGGAATGGAGACAACGACAACCACCTTGGAATGGGCAATGACTGGACTCATCAGACACCCCTTGGTAGCCGTGAAACTGCAGGAAGAAATTGATTCTGTAGTAGAGAAAGACCGCATGGTAACTGAATCTGATCTACCCAACATGGACTACTTGCAATGTGTGCTTAAAGAGTCCCTGAGACTGTACCTGCCAGGGCCATTGTTGCTCCCACATGAATCTAGCCAAGCTTGCACTGTAGGACCACAAGGATATGTTATACCTGCAAAGACACAGCTTATTATCAATGCCTGGGCCATTGCAAGGGACCCAATCGTGTGGGAAGATGCTGAGGAATTCAAACCTGAAAGATTCATGGGCAGTAAGACTTTTGATTACCAAGGGCAGGAGTTTGATATGCTGCCTTTTGGGGCTGGGAGGAGGAGATGCCCTGGTGGGCATATGGCCATGGGGCAGATGTCCCTTATTATAGCTCAGCTCTGGCACTGCTTTGACTGGAGAGTTGAAGGCCATACTGCTGATTTGGATATGACTGAAGAGTTTGGAGCCACAGTGCCAAGAAAATTCAATCTTTTTGCCTTCCCTTCGCTGAAATTGTCCACAAGCTTCTAG